Sequence from the Nitrincola iocasae genome:
GGGCCGCTGCTGCAGGATACGCCAGATTTCGTCAACCAGCTGATCAATCACATGCTCATAACCGATCCGTTGAGCCAGATACTCAAACAACAACCGTGGAATTTGTGCCAGGCGCCCCTGTGTTTCTCGCTCAGCTTCACTTGGCGGAGTGAATAACAAGGCCAGATTAATCGCCATAACCTGCGTCAGGTAGTGGTGGGCCTGCTCAGCAGAGATCAATGGATGACGATAATTATCCTTAGCAACAGCCAGAAGGCGAATCTCACTGAGTGCTTCTATTACCAGTAGATTGGCATCGGCACTTTGCAGCGAGTGTGACGTTAACGAAGGCACCAGAATCTGCGGTGTTTGCCAGTCAGATCCAGCAAACACACCCGCCTGTTCAATACCTTCAGCCCTGACTTCCAATGCGGCACAGCCACCCGGTTGCAGCAAAACTCGCCTGACCAGGTCCAGCACACCCAGTAGCTTGTCATATTTAGCAAACTCGGGTGCCTGCGTCAGGCGCTCAATACTGGCATCCAGCTTCTGCAGCAAGGCGACAAGTTTCGGGCTAGTCTGTTCTAATTCTTCAATACCCTGACTCACATGTTCACCCTTTTATGACTACCAATCCAACATCAGACATAAAAATCCAGCTCTTCCTGATGCTTAAGTAAACGTTTCATTTCATCCGCTTCAGATCCAACAAAATACACTAACCCCCAATGGGTGCCAAAAGCCGTACGCTTGGTCACGGTTTCCTGGGCTGGCGTGGTTAATTCATGCGACTCAAAATAGGGGTGATCCTCGGTTTCTTCAGGAATTTCAAGACGGCTGACAACCCGACGGCGAGGGTAAACACCAAAGCAACCGGCAAACCCCTTGGCATCGACCACTTCCTTAGGAAAGAACTCACGAATTTCGTCTTCGGTGGTTTTCGGATCAAACACCAGCATACTGGCTTGATAGGCATTAAAGCCATACACCCGCTCCAGCAGTTCAAACACTTTAAAGCCTGGCGGACGATAAGCCACTTCACCAAAATACATTTCACCATCACTAGTAACAAAGTACTCGGGGTGAATCAAACCGAATTCGATATCAAAGGTTTTAACCAGCTTTTCGATCTGCTGTTTAATTTGATCGCGGTATTTTTCCAGCTCCGGTGAAGCGGGTACAAACACGGAATAACCCAGCGTGACATACTCGGAAATATTTAAAAAACAAATTTTGCCATTATGAATCCAGGCCTCAACGGCAAATTCCCAACCATCCAAATGGGACTCCATCAACGCTGGAAACTCATCATCCGGAATCGCATCAACATCATCCGGTGTGCGCACCACGCGATGCCCCAGGCAACCGGCCTTATCAAAGGCTTTAAAGTGAATCGGATCATTCGGATCACCATCAAGCTTCAGCAATGTCTGATTGACACGGCGCAGAAAACGCACTACATCTTCACGGTCATGCGCTTCTTCAAAAATACCAACACGAATACCACCCAGTTGAGCGCGTCGTTTCATCAATGACTTATCACGCATCAACATGGCCTGACCTAACAAGCGGGGATTATTCAGCAGTACTGAGTTGATTGCACCGGCCCACTCCACCGTTTCTTCAAAAATGGGAATGGCAACATCGACTCCCATTTCCTGAAGAGTTTCAGCAAT
This genomic interval carries:
- a CDS encoding carboxylate--amine ligase; this encodes MQKNLDKGYIALLGWSLSAVEAAENFDRRYVVVAPDWAEEYCTQHNIPYVAWNFERLNDRSMEIAETLQEMGVDVAIPIFEETVEWAGAINSVLLNNPRLLGQAMLMRDKSLMKRRAQLGGIRVGIFEEAHDREDVVRFLRRVNQTLLKLDGDPNDPIHFKAFDKAGCLGHRVVRTPDDVDAIPDDEFPALMESHLDGWEFAVEAWIHNGKICFLNISEYVTLGYSVFVPASPELEKYRDQIKQQIEKLVKTFDIEFGLIHPEYFVTSDGEMYFGEVAYRPPGFKVFELLERVYGFNAYQASMLVFDPKTTEDEIREFFPKEVVDAKGFAGCFGVYPRRRVVSRLEIPEETEDHPYFESHELTTPAQETVTKRTAFGTHWGLVYFVGSEADEMKRLLKHQEELDFYV